tacttttctaaTGTCCTCatagtaaaatttttatcaattcatttGTCCTGTTGCTATTTTTGCATCTAGTTTCCCGTCTTCTATAAATATCCTTCCCAGATACTAGTATTTCGTTACTTTTTTGAGCGTATTGCCATTGTATTCAATCTTTTTATTATATCgttcgtttttattttcgtttattattctTACAATGTACTACAGATACCACATATGAAGTGTGTAATATTTTTACATGTTCCATGTCCAATTGCGCTACTTAGGTATAAAAAATGTCGTTTTATATTCTTGACTATTTTGTatcttataattataaatatatttatactatGCACTTGctttatttttctacaaactCCCCTGATGTTCACTCAAAGTAATCTTCTCATTAACTCTGTTTCAACaaaaatgtcataaatattcaattccctaagttttttacttgaaatatgttaatgaaaaattagtacTCATTGGATTTTTAAAGAATTCCTGTTGcattagattttattttgtctttaataaaaccaaattcttGGATTTTCTGTAGTTGATTTTAAATTGTTATACTTCATTGGTTTTCAGCATGTCTTTTGTGTGATTATTAAGGCTGGCTTTTAGTTTACACaagtttaaaatttacaaatactctagatagaaaataaattatacagcATGTCCAAAAACTATCCTGTCAAACACAAACTACAGATACTAAACGTGATTTTATGTCCATCTAACCTAATTCACTTTTATCCAAAAGCTTCTGCTAAATTAGTTAGCCTTTGAAGATGATTTTTAGTCAAATTTGAAGCATTTCAAAACCACTATTCACAAACTTTCATTGGTTCATTAAATAATTCTATAATCATATACTGCATTGTTTATTGCCATAAAAATCCAGAATCTGAATGCATGTAAGGAAATTCAGAATTATCctagaattttttcattagttagGTAATCCTTACAAAAACAATTGAAGTTATGTTTTGCAACCATGTATTCATTCGTCATGCagaacaaatattataaaagacaataatattcttattaattaaaaaaaaaaataagttagtctaaaactgattttttttaaaaatggtgcATAATAGcatataattgataattttagaaAGTACTACATCTTTAAAAGGCGCTAAGGttgttataaaaaacttttggataaagacaaataaaaattacatcCAGTATCTATAGTTTCATAGGACAGCCTCTGTATACTTTGTAAATAAGTGATAAAACATTTATCCAATAATTTCTGATTGTACAGATAAAGAGTAAAAGAATATATTCAAGATTATTATATAGCAAATCATCTACACAGCAggttttaaataattgaaaaaaatctcaaCCTGAGAAAAAATAATCGACAGTACtttaacaatataattaaagaacccgatacaaaaaatataacattggACACattataatatcaataaaaatctaaataattcaACTATCACCGGTGGTATTACTTAAAAGATGATTGGGAGCATCAGCAAACATAACTTTAAGTTTGTAGGCCTCGGCCACCAATAAACTTATTTGAGAACTAGTCCAGGATTGAGTCGGTAGATTCTGCAACAACAAAAGTAATCCCTGAAAGTCATGTTGTTGCATTAAACAATCTTTCCAATAAAGGAGGAAGGCAGCACAAACATATAACTGAAATGTTGCAAAGCAATCACTTTCAGCAAGGTAGGTATCCCATAATCTGATGGTGCAACGCAATGGCAGTTCTCGAGTCAATAAATTATTCAGCCATCTAAAGGAAAATTGAAGATAACTAACGTTATGCTCTTTCAAATGTTTATGTAAACTTTCATCAACTCTTTTAATCAATTCCTCAAGCTGTAACACCTTTTTTTGAATACCTATTTGTGCAAATACATAATTATCTTGTATACTATCCATAAATTTGGATAAACACCAAAATGAATCAGCTTCAACTATCCTTCGTTGTTCTTCAGTTAATTGGTCCACAAAACACTTTTCAAATGGTTCATCTTCCTTtaaaaattcttgtaaaaacacTATATAAAAAGGAGTTACTAAGTCATTTATACCCTGCACATATCCAGAAGCAGGATGACGTATTGaccatataaataatattctttcAAACATGATTTGTActgttttttgttgaaataatggTATAGAAGGATTCATTCTTGGCACATCAATATTAATTTGGTGTTGAATATCACGGTTGGTTTCATCATGTTCAGTGTAATAATACTTTTCTACTAAAGACCAATAGTCCTGTCTTTTCCTTTCTAATACCTCATTTCTTCGTTCTATATTCATTGGAAGATATCCTGAAAGCAGTCTCCATGTAATTCCTTTCACTTTTCCTGGTATTCCCGACCAACTAAGACGGCACAATTCCTGTAGTGTTgttgaattttctgaaaatataaaacatagaaCTTTGGTGTGTGTAGTAACATTACAGAATCAACTAAAACTTTGTTTGTCTAAGGAATAAGGATGCAACTACATGAgaattttaattcaatacaGCATGTCACAATGTATCCAAACACTCATCAAATACATAAACTTAGTAAATAATACTTCTTTAATACCAAATCACAGGAGTACCCATAAAAGAGAATGTACATTTAAGGAATCTATTGTATTAAAGAATTATAGTGGTGATTGATTCACaagttctagaaaaaatattgctgGCTTATCTAAACACAAATAAGaccaatttgataaaaattaaaaaaattacatttactCTACATTCTAAATTTATATACACCTTTgagataatgaaataaaataatttttcatgtatgTAGCAAATGAGTGATTAACTAGTAATGGTTATTTATCTGTAATTATACCCTTgctctgaaaataaaaaaatcctacTTACAAATCATAAAACAGTTACATTTGGATGATATTTGGCATTCTTACTGAAGtgatattttaaatggaaagatGTATCACAAGATTAACACAAGAACATAGATATGATATGAACAGAGATATGAAATGAAACCAATTTTAAACAagattaacagaaaaaatatagtgataagttgttattttcaatattgatttaaaacttttgtcactaaatcttttgcactcaattaaaaaaaatactgcaTTGAAATGAGGGGCAGGAAACCCATAAATTCCAGAAAACAAGAATTTAATACAGCTTAGATGAATTTTTCAGATACTCTTAACAAATAAAATGGTGGTCACTGTGTTTATGCCCACCAGTTGATGTTAAAGGCAAATGAGTCTTGAAGTATAGTtgtcaaaatttgttattacatttgtgataatgaatttcaaatataaattatttcctGATAACATAAAAGTTCAAATGAAGAACATACCAAATATGTAGCAGTTGtacaattttgttttgtttgaaagAAGTTGAAAGACAAAATGTCCATTCACTAAAAACATTCTAAATTTGAGGATTATGCATCAAGCCTCCAAATAAACAATGACATTTTTGAGATCTCACCCTATCAATTCCTCTGGTGATAAATTGAAATACAGTAGCcactattaaatatatatctgTGACTATAAGTGACTGATGTAATGATAATTTACTCACTGTTATTATTGGTATTacttatataaacaataaaattattggttaTGAAGCACATTATAAGCTAATTTTTATGTGATTATAGTTACCTAGAagattttggaatttttctaatttattctcTACTCCTTCCTGTTCATTTGGTAATCTACGAATTGGTTTTGGTCTACCAGGTATTCGACTGATTTTATTCTGTTCAGTTTCCAAgctatcaacttttttattttttttattttcagtagaTGATTCAAACTCATAGTTACTTCTGTGACTATTTAGTACATTTAAAGCTGCTGAGTGTGCgactttttttgatatctttgtatctaaaaagttgaattgaatttaatctgattttaacgaaataataattattgtttactTTCTAGTCCCGATATTACACAAAATTCGTCGTCGTCTAGATCCCAAGCATCACTAACTGATGCCTGAAAATCTTGAAATGATGTCGAGCCTGGTGTTCTCTTGATATCTTTTCCTTCTCTTTTGGGGCTCGGCCTAAAAAACTAGTAATTAAAGTACATATAGATTCGTATCATTAATTAATACCTTCCAGCTACTGACTTCACATTCTTCTTCCAAAAAGAAGATTTCTCAAGATGGTCACTTTCCATCCtataattaacatattttcatatttctctcGGTAAAGTTAGTTCACTCCAgcacattttgaaaatatatatgggGATAAAAACAAACTGTGAGAGAAAAACAGAAATAACCTTACTCTTTATTTACAGAACTGACACTTGATGGGTGCTATATGACAACTGATAGGAAGGTCTCGTTACCAACTGCTTTCTAGCAACAATTCAAATTAAAGTTCAACTTATAAGGTGTATAATCTATAAAAGACCTGTGTATAATATattgttgtttaatttaatgaaacatATCAAATTGATAtgttttcattcataatttgaGGTTTCTATATTAACATATAGCACTTTTCCATTGGCgtagaaatttttggaatcagtTTAAAAACATTCATTCTGATAAAACTAGGCCTGCATCACGGATACTAGAATACATGGTAGGGGTCATGCGTTAGATGCGCAGTAGACTCAAGCGCCGGTGACGTCACTCTGAACCCTCTATTCTTCCGAAGTCACCTCACTCACTCAATGTCACTTCGCCACTCAGTTCCATACACATACTTGTCGTTGCTACACGTGCTTTGTGGATTTGTAGTGACTACGTCTTTAGTACTACTAAAAACCATCTGTTTTTATAGGGTAGTCGGGTGAAAACAATGGTTTGTTGTGCAATTGCAGGCTGTTCTAACCACACTAgaaatcaaaacaaactgtaTCTAGCGTAGTTGTAGGAGATGAAAGTTCGCCAAGCAATGAAAAAAGAACATTTCGAGCCCAAAAAAGAAGTAGTAGGAAGGAAGTAGATGATATTTACAAGGAACCAGCAATGACTTATCTTTTAGCGAACTCGTCAGCGCTGAAAATATGTCTTATTCAGACAACATGAAGCATTGTAAAAATGATATTGATAGcttaaattcaaaattagaaactaTGAGTATAAAGATTAAGGAACTTCGTGAACAAAATTTACAATTACGAGACCGCCTATCTCAGACGAACGCGGAGTTATTAAGATTACAACAGCTAAGAAATGTGGTTAGAGGAACTTTTTCCGGAAGTCAAGAACAGTTATAATGAAAGGACAGTGTACTAATTGGTCATCTGAAAATATTGCAAAGGCAGCAACTTTGCGCTGTTTGTCGTACAAAGCGTTAGGTTTTGA
This portion of the Diorhabda sublineata isolate icDioSubl1.1 chromosome X, icDioSubl1.1, whole genome shotgun sequence genome encodes:
- the LOC130451453 gene encoding TBC1 domain family member 22B, translated to MESDHLEKSSFWKKNVKSVAGRPSPKREGKDIKRTPGSTSFQDFQASVSDAWDLDDDEFCVISGLENTKISKKVAHSAALNVLNSHRSNYEFESSTENKKNKKVDSLETEQNKISRIPGRPKPIRRLPNEQEGVENKLEKFQNLLENSTTLQELCRLSWSGIPGKVKGITWRLLSGYLPMNIERRNEVLERKRQDYWSLVEKYYYTEHDETNRDIQHQINIDVPRMNPSIPLFQQKTVQIMFERILFIWSIRHPASGYVQGINDLVTPFYIVFLQEFLKEDEPFEKCFVDQLTEEQRRIVEADSFWCLSKFMDSIQDNYVFAQIGIQKKVLQLEELIKRVDESLHKHLKEHNVSYLQFSFRWLNNLLTRELPLRCTIRLWDTYLAESDCFATFQLYVCAAFLLYWKDCLMQQHDFQGLLLLLQNLPTQSWTSSQISLLVAEAYKLKVMFADAPNHLLSNTTGDS